TGTTTATCGATAGTTCTCTTGACAACCCTCGTTCTCCCATCGATAACTACCTTATTCAGCCAAGAGATGGGTATGTAAAAGCATCTGGGAAAGTTTACCTCCACATTATCATAGGAATAATCTTTACAAGCCTTGTCCTTCTTTACATACCCGAAGGAACGGAATACTGGCGAGATTACCGTTATCTTGTTAAAAAAACGTTTTAATTCAGCCACTTGGTTTTTTATGAAAACTCCACCAATAAAGGAATCGTCTTCACTGGGGAATGATGGGGCAATGATCAACAGGTCATGGTCTTTCAATAAGCTTATCCTCCCACCCTCTTATGCCCAGGCATAATAGTTGACATAATGGAATGCCCTTAACGTTATAAGTTCTCTTGCGTCCTTGCAGAATGAGATTGGTCATTGACCACTCTCTGGTGACAAGAACGAGCATTGAAATCTTTTATCCTCGCCCATCTCGAAGAAGTGAGGAGAGTAGTTTTCTATCAGCCACACCATGAACGATGTCACATCGCATTTCTCCTTCAGCATGGCCTCTCTTTTCTTTCTCCCATCTGCCCTCAGGTTCTGGTTCTCGAGGAGTTTTTTTGCTTCTTCCATGACTGTTTCATCAGTGCAGGTACGCCTGGAGAAGTTAGATATTAGATGGTACCTCTCTTCCTGTTCGTTCAGAGTACCTGCGTTAAGAGTATTGATGTAAATGGCATGAGTACCTAGAATAGCGCATTCCGATGCCGTTGTCGCCCCCTCTCCCACATACAGTGTGGCGTAGTAGAGCATATCGTGCAACTTTTCTGGAGAAATACTAAACCGATAGGGTTCGAGCTCTGGTGGCAATTGTTCCTCGGAAGTGATGATGACCCTGCCATAACTCTTCAGAGCCTTCACCATCTGGACCTTATTCTGGATGCCGTGCTGCCCGATATCGTGGCTTGCCTGCCAGGACACGAAACGCATGATGATGAAGGGATCCTCAGGAGAGAGACCAACCTCGCTCAAAACTCTTGGATTAGGCGTGAAGCGATCCGGGTGGAGATAGGCAAGCTCATGGTAGCCATCGAAGCGTATCTGCTTAGGGCCAATATCTGAGAGGAAACATGAGGGGGTGCATATGACGTCTGCAAATGGAAACGTTAAGCGGTTTGCGAACTTAGCATGCTCGGTATCTGTGAAGACCACCGAGGTAGCTCCCAGCACTCTAGCGACATGGGCAATCGAAGGATTACCCACACCTATCAGGAAGTCGGGGCGGAACTGACGGGCGATCTGCAACATTTTAACGTCCCGGTTCACCCACTCCATTATAAGTTTAACCTTGCCCCTCTTCTGCTCCCCCAGGGGAGTGAATGGGATGCCATATTTCGTCAGTAGATCCTGGGTGATCTCCTTGTTCCTAGCGGTGATAAGGATGTGATGCCCTTTTTTCTCCATCTCCCAGATAAAGTGCTTAAATAGATGTACGTGGCCGGGGTGACCGATGTCGACGAGAATCCTCATGTCTTACTCAACGGTAATGACATCGACTGGCCTATTAAACCTTCTTTCCCTCCATTCCGATCTTCCCGCCCCTCTTCAGCACGAATCCCAGGTACGCCATACCGAGACCTACGAGCGAGAGGACGATGAGCATGCCCACTGGCGACTCTGCAGGCTTGGGGGTCCCCATGATGCTCAATGGGGTGATAAGCGAGAGAGTGGCGACGGTAAAGCTCATGCTAGACATGCCACCACCGATAACCATCACGCTGTTGGCCTTGCGTGCGGACTTGCTCATGTTCTGGTAGTTGAGGCGCCATATCAGCTCATTGAAGAGCAGGCGGGAGATCCTTATGATGTATTTCGGATAGGCGATCTTCGACCTCTCCCTACCATAGCGCGCTGGGATCACCACGTCCTTGATCTTGAACCCGTAGGTGGAGAGCTTCACCAGCATGTCGTTGCAGTAACCATACCAGGTGAAAATCGATCCAGGGCTCATCTTCTTGAAGACGTGGTTGGAAATGGCTGTGTAACCATTCTGGGGGTCGTTGATCTTGTTGTTGCCAGCCGCGAACCTCGTAAGGAATGTAAGAATGTTGTTACCCAGGTACCTGAAGTCGCTCATGCCCTTAGCGGTGGTGCGTGATTCGAGCCTGTGACCTTTAGCGTAGTCGGCCTCCCCGTTGACAATGGGGTCCAGGAGCTTCGGCAGCTCCCTAGGGTCCATCTGGTTGTCGCCGGCCATGACCGCGGTGATGTCCATTTTGTCCGCGAACGATCGAGAATAACCGGTCACTATGGCCGCTCCGACTCCCTTGTTGGTCTCATGTCGGATGTATACGAAGCGGGGGTCCCTCGACGAGAACTCCTGGACGCGCTCCTCCGTCCCGTCCTTCGACCCATCGTTGACTACGTAAACACGGTCGACATAACTGGGAATACCGCTCAATGTGTCTTGAATAAGCTCTTCCTCGTTGTATGCCGGTATGACTACCGCTACGGTTGATTGTCGATACATATTATCCGACCTATCTCCATTACCCCAGACGGAAGATAGGCCAGAATTTTATTTTTAATACATATAACCCGCTGGCCTCAATTTCAAAATCGGAACTGAGCTTAGAGCGATAAAATGTCCTTATTAAGACCAATGAAAAAGGGATGTGGATTATTATTCATATTATGAATATATTCACTCTCGTAGTCCTTAACTCGACTCGAGATTCTCAAAGTATCAAATTGAGATGAGAGGCGAACATAATAAAAATCAGGGAATGAAACGCCGATCATAGTTTAATGAATGTAGTATCTTTGATTATTTCCAAACACTTGTATTTATAAATATCTTTATAAGTTTTCTAAATAGATATTTATAACTCTTGATATAAAACACTTACCAATGAAGGCCTCGATCGATAGTGGTAGAGGTGAATCCATCGACAGGAACATGATCGGAGGTAACAGTGGTGGGAGGACATCGGTAGAAGAGGCCGAAATAGGTAGTGCTCAGATGAAGCTTGCGAATGAGACGCAAGGGACGGCATCCGTGAGTACGAGGGAGAAACATGATAATAATGGGATATGCGATCGAGCTAATCATCCGCTGTCTGTCCACACACTTCTTGTTTGCCTTGCTTTCGGGCTTGCTGGGGTACTACCTGATGTGGACCATATGTTCGAAGGCCTACACCGATCGTTCCACATTCCGTTCACCCTTCTGGGCTGGTGTCTTTTGTGCCTTGCTATCTCACTTGATGTTAGATACGTACACTCTCATCGCGTGAACGACCCCAAGACCACGGAGAACTAAGTTCACTGATCGGACCCTATAAAACGACGGCATTTCATTGAATCCATATAACCAAATTGCCGTTGCTTTGACCCCTCCGCCTAAATGTTTCGAATAACCTCTTCGTGGGAACAGCACGATAGTTTTCTTCGATCAGTGCTACAAACAGCGGCTCGGCCGAAGACACTCGACCGAGTCCCTTTTTGTATCTTAAAATGGTTGATTAGAAAGACACAGTAATAAGAGAGGGTTCAGGACATCTGATCTCATGATGGCCTGGTGAACTGCCTCGACCGATAAAAGTGTGAGATCGCTCCTGTCACGATGCTTGTATCGCCCAATATTCTGCTCCTTTTTTCATCATTTACCTGATTTGTTTTTTCAAAGTTGATAACTATAAATGAATTGATGTAAGAATGGCATGTTGGCCTTTACGGGTTAAAAGCTTCAATACAAACAAGAAAATAAAAACAGCAAATAGAACCATTCAGAGAAATTATGAGCTGAAGAGGTTTACATCATAACCATGTAGGCGACGTCCAGAACGAACACTGCCAGCAATGGCATTATGGCCAGGTTCATCGCCTTCTTTATCTTAGGAGAGTTGAGAGTGGTAGATGATATGAGTTCCTTTGATGATAGGAGCATGATCAATAGTACCGCTATCAGTGCTCCCCCGACACCGATGCCAACTGCTGATG
The nucleotide sequence above comes from Methanomassiliicoccus sp.. Encoded proteins:
- a CDS encoding DUF354 domain-containing protein, whose product is MRILVDIGHPGHVHLFKHFIWEMEKKGHHILITARNKEITQDLLTKYGIPFTPLGEQKRGKVKLIMEWVNRDVKMLQIARQFRPDFLIGVGNPSIAHVARVLGATSVVFTDTEHAKFANRLTFPFADVICTPSCFLSDIGPKQIRFDGYHELAYLHPDRFTPNPRVLSEVGLSPEDPFIIMRFVSWQASHDIGQHGIQNKVQMVKALKSYGRVIITSEEQLPPELEPYRFSISPEKLHDMLYYATLYVGEGATTASECAILGTHAIYINTLNAGTLNEQEERYHLISNFSRRTCTDETVMEEAKKLLENQNLRADGRKKREAMLKEKCDVTSFMVWLIENYSPHFFEMGEDKRFQCSFLSPESGQ
- a CDS encoding glycosyltransferase family 2 protein, translating into MYRQSTVAVVIPAYNEEELIQDTLSGIPSYVDRVYVVNDGSKDGTEERVQEFSSRDPRFVYIRHETNKGVGAAIVTGYSRSFADKMDITAVMAGDNQMDPRELPKLLDPIVNGEADYAKGHRLESRTTAKGMSDFRYLGNNILTFLTRFAAGNNKINDPQNGYTAISNHVFKKMSPGSIFTWYGYCNDMLVKLSTYGFKIKDVVIPARYGRERSKIAYPKYIIRISRLLFNELIWRLNYQNMSKSARKANSVMVIGGGMSSMSFTVATLSLITPLSIMGTPKPAESPVGMLIVLSLVGLGMAYLGFVLKRGGKIGMEGKKV